The Sinomicrobium kalidii genome contains a region encoding:
- a CDS encoding CopD family protein, which translates to MTEYYNYIKALHLIFVITWFAGLFYIPRLFVYQVEAFRKPSPEKEILGKQLKLMAKRLWFIITWPSAILAVVFAVWLLFLYPSWLSMGWMHVKLLFVLLLIGYHLKTHQIFKQLQRDEVKYSSGFMRIWNEGATILLFAIVFLVILKNSINWIFGVLGILVLGILLMLGIKLYKRIRDKNPDA; encoded by the coding sequence ATGACGGAATACTATAATTATATAAAGGCACTGCACCTCATCTTTGTGATTACCTGGTTTGCAGGCCTGTTTTACATTCCCCGCCTGTTTGTTTACCAGGTTGAAGCCTTTCGGAAACCGTCCCCCGAAAAGGAGATTCTAGGAAAACAGTTAAAGCTTATGGCCAAACGGCTGTGGTTTATTATCACCTGGCCGTCTGCCATACTTGCCGTTGTCTTTGCCGTGTGGCTGCTCTTTCTCTATCCTTCGTGGCTCAGTATGGGCTGGATGCATGTCAAACTCCTTTTTGTGTTGCTGCTTATCGGGTATCATTTAAAAACCCACCAGATCTTTAAACAGCTGCAAAGGGACGAGGTAAAATATTCCTCCGGGTTTATGCGTATCTGGAACGAGGGGGCCACCATCCTGCTTTTTGCTATCGTTTTCCTTGTCATACTGAAAAACAGCATCAACTGGATTTTCGGGGTGCTGGGCATTCTTGTGCTGGGGATATTGCTTATGCTGGGCATTAAACTCTACAAGCGGATCAGGGACAAAAACCCCGATGCCTGA